The region ACTGAATTAAGTTTCGAGAACAAACACCTATTGAGCCAGCTTAAATTTGGTGAAGTCACCAAGCGTTGGGTAGAAACTACAGATAACAAGCAAATGTTGGTTTGGGTAATTCTTCCTCCAAACTTCGATAAGAGCAAACAATACCCTGGTTTGCTATATTGCCAAGGTGGACCACAAGGAACAGTAAGTCAGTTTTGGTCTTACCGTTGGAATTTCCAAATGATGGCTGCCAATGATTATGTGATCGTTGCACCAAACCGTAGAGGATTACCTGGTTTTGGCCAAGAATGGTTAGAGCAAATTAGTGGTGATTATGGTGGGCAAAATATGAAAGATTATTTAAGTGCTATTGATGCTGTTAAAGAAGAACCTTGGCTTGATGCAGACAGACTTGGTGCTGTTGGAGCTAGTTACGGTGGATTCTCTGTTTATTGGTTGGCTGGACATCACAATAAAAGATTTAAAGCTTTTATTGCTCATGATGGTATGTTTAACCTAGAGCAGCAATATTTAGAAACTGAAGAGATGTGGTTCGTGAACTGGGATTTAGGTGGTCCTTTCTGGGATAAACATAATCATACCGCTCAAAAATCATATGCCAACTCTCCTCATCATTTTGTTCAATATTGGGATACACCATTAATGGTGATTCATGGCGAATTGGATTATAGAATTGTAGCTTCTCAGGGTATGGCCGCTTATAATGCAGCTGTATTAAGAGGTATTCCAGCAGAATATTTATATTTCCCAGACGAAAACCATTGGGTATTACAACCTCAGAATGGGATTTTATGGCAACGAAGATTTTATAATTGGTTGGATAAATGGCTAAAGGAGTAAGTTAGCAGTTAATAACTAACAGATAATAGTTTTGCTACGACAAGATGGATTGGCTTAACTTAGTTTATACCAATATCAAAAAATCCGCTTCAAAGATTTGAAGCGGATTTTTTATTCTTTGTTTTAAAGCTATTTCTTTGGTATTTTGAAAACAACACTAGTTCCTTCTCCCAATTTAGAGTCCATATTTATTTCTCCTCCCATTAACTCAACACAAGCTTTACTTATAGCCAAACCCAATCCAGTTCCTGAATGTTTTACATTTTTTTCATCATCTTGACTCCTCGAAAAGCGATTAAAAAGCTGAGGAAGATCTTCTTGTGAAATTCCAATTCCAGTATCAATAACGGAGAATTGTATTCCATCGGCAAAAGAACTCACGGTCAAGGTCACATTTCCCTCTTTAGTATACTTCATACCATTGGTTACCAAATTAATAATTGTCTGTTTCAATCTAGTGGCATCAGTATATATGTATTCCATTCCATTTTCCAACTCGTTCTTCAAACGGAAAACTACCTTAGGCTGCTTAGGGTGAATATATTGAGCATATATGGTTTCTATAGCCTCCTCTATCACTAAATTTAGATTCTGATATTTTTTATGAATCTGCATCTGCCCTGCTTCAATCTTCGATAAATCAATCATATCGTTAATCAAAGCTAGTAGATAATTACTGCTATTCTGTACTTCTACTGTATATTCTTTTACATCCTCATCCAAATCTGGAGTAGCCATCAATAGACTACTAAATCCCATAATGGCATTCATTGGTGTTCTTATTTCGTGGCTCATATTAGCTAAAAAGGCTGATTTTAACCGATCAGATTCCTCCGCTCTCGCTATCAGTTCATCTCGTCGATCTAAAATACTTTTGAGGTCTTGCTGCACTAGATGAATAGCATTATGCAAATCGGCAAATGGATTTTCCGACTCATCAATATGAGCCCCACTAAACTCATATTCAGCATCCCAAGAAAGCCTACCCAACTTTCTGTATAAACTATCTATTTCATGCTGTTGTCGTTCTTGTACAAATTCTAAGCGATTTCTCAACTGCTTTTTTGACAAGCCTTTAATTCTATCTTTGCCAATAAACTGGCTTTTCTGAACTTTAAGTTGCGACTCAATTTTATCGAACATATCACTTGCTGAATTCAATAAGTCTACCTTGAGACTTAAGTCGAAAATAGGTAAAATAGTTCTTGCTAATTTTGTAGTCATTTTTAAACCAGACGACATATGAAAAAAACCACCACTCAGTATATTTTTTTCATTTTTAGTATACCATTTTATAGCTTCTTTTCTGAATTTAGGGCTTAATCTTTTGGTATTTGAAAAATCGACATAAAGATGATATTTTCCATCTTTCAATTCCAACTCCTCCACAACACTTTCAAATGCCGCTTTACTTTCAGGTTGTATATCTACTGAAAATGTACCAGAGAAAATACGTAATAATATATTATCACCAATAAGTATAGTCTTGGATTCGGCAGCACCGGACTTAAAATCCCAGATCTTATTAACACTGTATTCCTGGCCCGAATTACTCAATATCGTTAATCCTTCCTTCCATTGATGACTGAAAACATCCCCTTCTTTACGTAAGTTAAATACATCATTAGTAATCTTACACTTAAGAAAATTCTTTGAAGAGGCAATATCTTTTATAGCCTCATAATAATCAGAAAATATTTTAGTATTTTGAAACCTATTGGATACTAATTTCCCTGCATTAATCATCACTTTAAGCAAAGAGGAAGTATTATAAAAATAAATATTATGAATGTTTTCTATGTTGTCTTTCAACCATTGGATATAATCGTATCGTGTTCGAGCATTTACACCATTCAACTCAGCATAATTATGAACCAAAAAATACTTTCTTCCTTCAAACTTTTGCTTGATGATACCACTTATTTTTGGCCAAATATCTTTACGGCTATTTATGGTTGGAGTACCTTGAGCCTCGAGGTGAACAATGTTTCCATCGATGATAGAAAGTTTGAGAGCATAATTATGATTAGGAGAGAAAAAAGACCATTCTGGTTTTTCTTCAATATGAAATCCTGTTAATCGACATTTTCTCATTTCAAATTGGTTTGGTTGCGCTTATAAACTCTGACTCAATATATATAAACACCTCATTATATCCAGAGTACTGTATAAATAATAGTGCAAATATGTGCACTTCTACGCAAATAAACTGAAATAGTTCTGAAAACTCTTAATTTTATATGGAAGGGAAAGAAAAGGAAAATCTATTCTAATGTTTTGGTTTGCAATGGTTCATCTATGGGTATTTCAAATGCAAATACAGAACCCTTTGATAATTCAGACTCAACAGAGAATGTACCTCCTAGCAAATCGATACAAGCTTTTGAAATAGCCAATCCTAAACCCGTTCCATTATAGGAAATGTTTTTCTGAGAATCTTGACTACGGCCAAACCTATTAAACAAATATGGGATATCCTCCTCCGAAATTCCAATACCTGTATCTTTAACCTGAAATAAGACATGGCCTCCAAGTCTAGATACCTTTAATTCTACGCCTCCTTGTTTAGTGAACTTGAAAGCATTAGATAATAAGTTATTCAAGACCTGAGTGACTCTCGTTGAATCAGCATATATAGATATATTTTCTTTCTCCAACTGATTTATTACATTAAACCTCACTTTAGAATCATCAGTATTATTTACCTTATGACTAAAGTTTTCACAAACTTCTCTAATCACATTATTTAAAAGTACATCCTCATTATAAATGACTAATTGACCTGCTTCAATCTTTGAAATATCTATAATATCATTAATGAGTGTAAGGAGAAACTTACCATTTCGACCAATCACATCAACAAAAACTCGGGACTCCTCTTTTATTTCTGGCATATCGAGCAAGAGATTAGCAAAGCCAATGATAGAGTTCATGGGAGTTCTTATTTCATGACTCATATTGGCCAAGAAAGCCGATTTCAACTTATCAGACTCCTCAGCTTGAGCTATTAAAACATCTCGTCTATCTAATATACCTTTTAAATCATCTTGGATCAAGCGGACTGCGTTATGTAAATCAGCAAAAGGATGATTAGATTCATCAATATCATATTTCTCAAATTTATATTCTTCATCCCAAGATAAGCGACCCAATTTATAAAACAACTGGTTTATATTATTATCTCGATCTACTCGTTCGTCTTTGATTAATTTAATCAATTGCTCTTTGCTTAGATTGCTTAAATCATCATGGCTCTTTGTTTTATTAACTTCATTGGTTTTATAATCTTCAATCGCATTAAAAATATCAGATACATTTTTGATGATAAATAGCTTCTTTCTTAATTGACTTGAAGCAGTAAAAGAGATAGCCACGTTAATCGCGTTCTGTAAAATTGGTGATAAATGAAAAAAACCACTCGTTAATATCTTATCTGCATGCTTTAAATACCATTTTACAGAATCTTTTCTATACTTTAACGAAATATTTGTTGTTTCTGAGAAATCAATATAAAAGTGAAAAGTTTGATTGCTTAGATTTAATTCATCTAAAATATCATCTAAGGTTTTCTCTGTATACATTAATGTATCATCACTAAAGCTACCAAAGTAGAGCCTAACTAATATATTCCGTTGCACTTGATAGGTAATTGTATATCCTCCTTCAAAGTCATTCCGCCACTCTTTCAATACTGGATAATAAATCCCAGAAATGGATTTAAAAACAATACCCTTTTTCCAATCCTTCACCGAAATATCATTTCGTTTAGCTAAATCGATTATTCCAGTTGGCTCCAAGAACTGAGGCTCATCTCTTTGTTTTATATTTAGAATTGTACTCTGATAATCCTCAAATATTTTTACCTTATTTGGTGATTTAGAAACCAAAGAGCCCGCTTTAATCATCACTTGGGATACTGAAGTAGTATTAAAGAAATAAACGCCATGAAAGCTATCCATATTTTTATTAATCCAGCTAATAAGACTGTATCGAGACCTTGGACTTCCTCCATTAGTTTCAGATAAATCCATAACCAAAAAGTATTTATTATCGTCAAACCTTTCTTCTATTAGGGAGATAAGTTTAGGCCTGATATACTTCTTATCAAGATAGTGAGAATACCCCATAGGTTTAACCAGTAGAATACATTTATTGATTATTGAAACCTCAATACGATAGGAATGGTCTAAGTTTTTAAATACCCAATAAGGATGTGATTCTATTTCATAGCCAGAGTATGGACAAATACTTATCATATTTTAGTATTGAGGAAATAGATGGTTGGCACTGTGTTTAATGCTCAAAATTAAGCATTATATTTTCATATTACAACAAAAGCCACCCTAAAGGATGACTTTTTATACCATTTATAGAAGTTTATTATTTCAAAACACCCAATTCTTTTCCAACCTTAGTAAAAGCAGCGATGGCTTTATCTAAATGTGCTATTTCGTGAGCAGCAGAAAGTTGAACACGAATACGAGCTTGCCCTTTAGGAACTACTGGATAGTAGAATCCAATTACATAAATACCTTCATCTAATAACTTAGCAGCAAAATCTTGTGAAAGCTTAGCATCGTAAAGCATCACGGCACAAATAGCTGATTTTGTTGGTTTAATATCGAAACCAGCAGCAGTCATTCTTGCCATGAAATAATCAGTATTAGAATGAAGTTTATCTTGAAGCTCATTAGTTTCATCCATCATCTCAAACATCTTGATACCAGCATTTACTACCACTGGAGGCAATGAGTTAGAGAATAAATATGGGCGAGAACGTTGACGTAACATCTCAATGATTTCTTTTTTACCTGTAGTAAAACCACCAATAGCGCCACCAAAGGCCTTTCCTAATGTTCCTGTAATGATTTCCACTTCGCCACGAATATCGAATAACTCGGTTACTCCTCTACCAGTTTTACCAACAACACCAGCAGAGTGGCATTCGTCAATCATCACCATAGCATCGTATTTATTTGCAAGCTCAACAATTTTATCCATCGGAGCTACATTTCCGTCCATAGAGAAAACACCATCTGTAACGATGATTCTATAACGTTGTTTTTGAGCCTCAATTAATTGTTTTTCTAGATCCTCCATATTAGCATTCTCATAACGATAACGAGCTGCTTTACACAAACGAACCCCATCAATAATAGAAGCATGATTTAAAGAATCAGAGATGATAGCATCTTCAGAGCCTAATAAAGGTTCAAAAACACCACCATTGGCATCAAAAGCAGCAGCATAAAGGATAGTATCTTCAGTACCAAAATAATCAGCAATCTTTTTCTCCAAAGTCTTGTGATAATCTTGTGTTCCACAAATAAATCTAACTGATGACATACCGAATCCTCTATCATCAAGAGCTTCTTTTGCAGCCTGAACCAATTTCGGATTATTTGATAAACCTAAATAGTTGTTGGCACAAAAATTCATTACCTCTTGCCCAGTAGAAACGTTAATTACTGCACCTTGTGCACTAGTAATTACTCTTTCATCTTTATATAATCCAGCCTCTCTGATATCGGCCATTTCTTTTTGCAAAAACTCTTGAAAACCTTTATACATATTATTTTCTTTTTAATCTGTTAATCATTTTTTCGAGCTGCAAATTTACAAAAAAAACCGGCTCCTTAAGAATGGATTTTCATGTGTAATTTACTGAATCTGACAACGCTCATAAACAAAAGCCCTTCTTCTTTGTACTTTATTATTGTTCAATAGCGCACAAATTCCTATCATTACTTTTAACATCTCTGTATGAATCCTACAATTTCATTTTTATTATCTTTACCCGTGCATTATGAGCGTAACTTGTAAAACCATCACCTGTTCATTAAATATCGTATTATGAGAAAAGTCATTATTTTATTGTCGATTGCACTATTTTTTACTTTTACCTCCTGTCAAACCTATACCTTAAAGACCGTTTACCCCACTCTTAATGATGGGAAATATGATACCGAATTCCCCTATAAAACCTGTTCAAAGCAAATAGGTGAGGTGGCTCGAAGCATTAAAAAGATTCACTGTATTGCCGAATACAAAACCTATGTATTCCCACATGAGATGCAAGTGACAGAAGATATGATTGATAAGAAATTCTTGCGTAATGATGATATCATCAAACAATTTGATTCAGAAAGTGTCATCGGAACAGCCACAGTGATATTTTATGATGGCGAAAGAATAGGTTTATTAACTTCTGCTCATATTATCAATTATCCGGATACCATTATTGGGTATTATGAAGTATTCAAAAAAGGTGAAGTAAAAACCATTCAAACTTTTTCAGTTAAGAGCCGTCAACTTAATTATGTGAGAGACCTTCCCATCAGTAAAAACCTCAAAATATTAGCGATGGATGAAGATCAAGACATTGCAATATTGGGAGAAGAAGTGGATAAAGATAGAAAACGAGAAGTACATGTATTTAATTATCCTATGGGGAACTCTGACGAATTGGAATGGGGTAGTTTTGTATATATCATGGGCTATCCATCAGGTTACCAAATGATAACAAGAGGAATAGTAAGTACGCCTGGCGGAAAGCACAAGAAAAACTTCTTAATTGATGCTTTGTTTAATAAGGGGATTAGCGGAGGAATAGTTTTAGCCATCCGAGATGGAGTTCCCAATTTTGAAATGGTGGGTATGGCCAAATCAGTAGCTGCAAACTATGAAAACATCCTGGT is a window of Lentimicrobium sp. L6 DNA encoding:
- a CDS encoding HAMP domain-containing sensor histidine kinase: MRKCRLTGFHIEEKPEWSFFSPNHNYALKLSIIDGNIVHLEAQGTPTINSRKDIWPKISGIIKQKFEGRKYFLVHNYAELNGVNARTRYDYIQWLKDNIENIHNIYFYNTSSLLKVMINAGKLVSNRFQNTKIFSDYYEAIKDIASSKNFLKCKITNDVFNLRKEGDVFSHQWKEGLTILSNSGQEYSVNKIWDFKSGAAESKTILIGDNILLRIFSGTFSVDIQPESKAAFESVVEELELKDGKYHLYVDFSNTKRLSPKFRKEAIKWYTKNEKNILSGGFFHMSSGLKMTTKLARTILPIFDLSLKVDLLNSASDMFDKIESQLKVQKSQFIGKDRIKGLSKKQLRNRLEFVQERQQHEIDSLYRKLGRLSWDAEYEFSGAHIDESENPFADLHNAIHLVQQDLKSILDRRDELIARAEESDRLKSAFLANMSHEIRTPMNAIMGFSSLLMATPDLDEDVKEYTVEVQNSSNYLLALINDMIDLSKIEAGQMQIHKKYQNLNLVIEEAIETIYAQYIHPKQPKVVFRLKNELENGMEYIYTDATRLKQTIINLVTNGMKYTKEGNVTLTVSSFADGIQFSVIDTGIGISQEDLPQLFNRFSRSQDDEKNVKHSGTGLGLAISKACVELMGGEINMDSKLGEGTSVVFKIPKK
- a CDS encoding sensor histidine kinase KdpD; the protein is MISICPYSGYEIESHPYWVFKNLDHSYRIEVSIINKCILLVKPMGYSHYLDKKYIRPKLISLIEERFDDNKYFLVMDLSETNGGSPRSRYSLISWINKNMDSFHGVYFFNTTSVSQVMIKAGSLVSKSPNKVKIFEDYQSTILNIKQRDEPQFLEPTGIIDLAKRNDISVKDWKKGIVFKSISGIYYPVLKEWRNDFEGGYTITYQVQRNILVRLYFGSFSDDTLMYTEKTLDDILDELNLSNQTFHFYIDFSETTNISLKYRKDSVKWYLKHADKILTSGFFHLSPILQNAINVAISFTASSQLRKKLFIIKNVSDIFNAIEDYKTNEVNKTKSHDDLSNLSKEQLIKLIKDERVDRDNNINQLFYKLGRLSWDEEYKFEKYDIDESNHPFADLHNAVRLIQDDLKGILDRRDVLIAQAEESDKLKSAFLANMSHEIRTPMNSIIGFANLLLDMPEIKEESRVFVDVIGRNGKFLLTLINDIIDISKIEAGQLVIYNEDVLLNNVIREVCENFSHKVNNTDDSKVRFNVINQLEKENISIYADSTRVTQVLNNLLSNAFKFTKQGGVELKVSRLGGHVLFQVKDTGIGISEEDIPYLFNRFGRSQDSQKNISYNGTGLGLAISKACIDLLGGTFSVESELSKGSVFAFEIPIDEPLQTKTLE
- the kbl gene encoding glycine C-acetyltransferase; this translates as MYKGFQEFLQKEMADIREAGLYKDERVITSAQGAVINVSTGQEVMNFCANNYLGLSNNPKLVQAAKEALDDRGFGMSSVRFICGTQDYHKTLEKKIADYFGTEDTILYAAAFDANGGVFEPLLGSEDAIISDSLNHASIIDGVRLCKAARYRYENANMEDLEKQLIEAQKQRYRIIVTDGVFSMDGNVAPMDKIVELANKYDAMVMIDECHSAGVVGKTGRGVTELFDIRGEVEIITGTLGKAFGGAIGGFTTGKKEIIEMLRQRSRPYLFSNSLPPVVVNAGIKMFEMMDETNELQDKLHSNTDYFMARMTAAGFDIKPTKSAICAVMLYDAKLSQDFAAKLLDEGIYVIGFYYPVVPKGQARIRVQLSAAHEIAHLDKAIAAFTKVGKELGVLK
- a CDS encoding serine protease, yielding MRKVIILLSIALFFTFTSCQTYTLKTVYPTLNDGKYDTEFPYKTCSKQIGEVARSIKKIHCIAEYKTYVFPHEMQVTEDMIDKKFLRNDDIIKQFDSESVIGTATVIFYDGERIGLLTSAHIINYPDTIIGYYEVFKKGEVKTIQTFSVKSRQLNYVRDLPISKNLKILAMDEDQDIAILGEEVDKDRKREVHVFNYPMGNSDELEWGSFVYIMGYPSGYQMITRGIVSTPGGKHKKNFLIDALFNKGISGGIVLAIRDGVPNFEMVGMAKSVAANYENILVPEEESHIRKYNPSMPYNGNSYVKVKKNINYGITYSVASNSIRDFINEHQLELADQGYLFTQFLKGPDKKEIKNVEDTNPK